AGCAATAGCGGTGCCTTACGAAACCGCCGCAAGATTCCGATCGGTGTGATAACCCCATAATAGACGGCCCCCATCCCAGCCGTCCCGAGAATTCGGTTCCAAAGCCGAAATGCTCGCCTGGCCGCCATGAACCTTGGCTGTCGCTCGCCAGCCGAGTCTTCGACCACCGGTGGACTTGAAACCTCCTTGGATCGAACAATGAAGTTCTCGATCACCAACACGTCCATGTCGGTTTTCAAGTAGCAGCGCAGCGCATCATCGGGCGACGCCACGATCGGCTCGCCACGAACATTGAAACTGGTGTTGACCAACATCGGACAACCGGTCGCTTCAAAAAAAGAACGCAGCAATTGTTCAAACGATGGGTTGTCAATCGCGTCGACGGTTTGCACGCGAGCTGACCCGTCAACGTGAGTGACAGCAGGGATGCGAAGAATGTTTGAACGGACCGGATGCACAAACATCATGTAGGGACTGTCGGCGTGCCCGGCGCAATCAAACCAATCCTCGGCCTGATCCGCCAACACAGCGGGTGCGAAAGGGCGAAACGATTCGCGAAACTTGATCTTTTGATTGATCCGCGACTGAGTCGTCACGCCGCGAGGATCCGCCAGGATGCTGCGATTACCGAGAGCCCGAGGCCCGAACTCCATCCGCCCGGCAAAACGACCGATGACTTTTCCCGCAGCCAACTCGGTGGCGACGACGCCCGCTATCTGATCATCGGAAACCACTTCGCACGACAAACCATGACGCTGGATCGCGGCTTCAACCACATTCGCATCAAATTCAGGTCCCAACAACGCATCACATCGTTTCAACGAGGCTGAATCGCGTTCTTTTTCGAAGACGTCGTACCACCCCAGCAGTGCCGCACCGATCGCACCACCAGCATCGCCCGAAGCCGGTTGCACCCAAACGTCATCGAACGGGCCTTCTCGCAGCAATTTGCCATTGGCGACACAGTTCAGCGCAACGCCGCCCGCCATGCACAACTTCGTTTGGCCGGTAACCTGGTGAACGTGCCGCGCCGTCTTCATCACGACTTCTTCCAGGACGACTTGGATCGACGCCGCCATGTCTTGATCAAACGGTTCAATCGGTGCATCGGGATCGCGTCGCGAGCGGCCGAACAACTGATCGAACTTTACGCTCGTCATCGTTAGACCAACTTGATAGTCAAAATACTCAGGCGACAAACGGAACGATCCGTCATCACGAATATCAATCAGCTCGTCACGAATCAAATCGACAAAACGCGGTCGCCCATAGGGTGCTAAACCCATCAATTTGTACTCGCCCGAATTCACTCGAAATCCAGCGTGATAAGTGAACGCCGAATACAGCAGCCCGATCGAATCAGGAAACTCGATCTGGTGACTCAGTTCGATTGACCGGCCACGACCGACGCCCCATGTCGATGTCGCCCATTCGCCGACGCCGTCCATCGTGATGATCGCTGCTTCGTCGAACGGCGACGGGTAGAACGCGCTGGCGGCGTGGGATTGGTGGTGCTCCCAAAACCCGATGGGGCCGGTGTACCGCCGACCAAGTTGTTTGCGAATTTGTTTCCGAACATGAAGCTTTTGCTCAAGCCACGAAGGCATCGCAGTAGCAAACGACCGAAACCCGCGCGGCGCGGCATTCAGGTACGTATCAATCAACCGATCAAACTTTGCCAGCGGCTTTTCGTAAAACGCCACCAGATCAAGATCACCGGCATCGATGCCGGCCGCGGACAAACAGTACTCGATCGACTGAATCGGGAACGCCGGGTCGTGCTTGATTCGCGAGAACCGTTCTTCTTGGGCCGCTGCCACAACCCGACCGTCCACGACCACTGCAGCAGCAGAATCGTGAAAAAATGCGGAGATACCGAGTATCGCAGTCATGGATTCACCGCTGATCGACAGGTCAACAGAAAGGACAAGGTGGTTTCCCGGCATGTTTCATGGATGGCCGATCCACGATCGGCAGACGTAATAGTTTACCGCATTTACCAAAACTCTTTGATCCGCACCGATACCGTCTTCGCCGCGATCGTTCCGATCGGGATTTTAGTTACATCGATTTCAACTGATACCGATAGCAGGAGTGGGCTATTTCCGCATCTGCGGATTAGTCCGGCTATGAACTTCGCGAAACGGCATGACGGCAAAACCACACCAGGTTCGCCGTTGCCAAAACACTCGCCCTACCCTGCTTTACTCTGTACCCAAGTAAACGACGATGGCAGACGCAAACAAATCGATGGGACTGTCGCCCAACGAACTTGACATCTCGGGAATGATCCGTCGCCGCTGGCGATTGTTGGTGTTCGGCATGGTGGTCGGTGTCGGTTTGTCGATCCTGTATTTCAAGACCGCGCCTCGGGTCTATGAATCCAGCATCGAAGTCTTGGTCGGGCAACGATCGAGCGAAATGACCAATCGCGGTACGATCAGCAGTACTTCGGGCGGCACCGAAGGCATGGGCGAAGACGAACTGGCAACGCACATGCGTTTGTTTGTTGCTCGCAAGGTCTTGACCGAAGCGATCAAACTCGGTTCCCTCGACGAACTCGACACTTTCCGCAAAGCGCGTGAAAACGACCAATCGCTTGTCGATCACATTTTAGAAAACATCGAAGTCGAGCGTGGTGGCGAAGGGGCAGCCGCCGACGCGATGGTCCTTCGCGTCTTCTATCACGCGTCCAATCCCGAAGAATCGGCCACGGTACTGGCTGCCGTTTTCCAAAGCTACAAGCGGTACATCGATTCGCAAGACCAAGACAACAGCAAGCTTGCGGTCGAGCTGATCGAAGCCGCTCGCGAGACACACGAACAGGAACTGTCCGACGCTGACGCGGCGTATCGCGACTTCGTCGCCTCGGTGCCCGTCTTGCTAGAGGGCGACAAAGTTCGCGACATCCATAAAGAACGCTTGTCCGACATGGAAACCGAACTGAACAAAGTTCGATCGTCGCTTGCCGAAAACGAATCGCGACTGCAAGTGATTTTGACAGAAGCCGAAGAACGCGGCGACGAGCTGGCTGGCGAAATGGACCAACTCGCTCTGCTTAGCGAGAAAGAAGTCGACCGCTTGAAGTTCTTTTTGGACATGACACGTGGCAGCAGCCAGTCTGAAAAGTTCCAAGCCGAGGCGCCCGTTCGCCAAGAAGTCGCCAAGGCCCAATACAACCGCCTGCTTGACTTGATCCAACGCGAAAAAGCACTCAGTGATACATTTGGCAAAGGTCACCCATTGGTCGAAGCCACTCGACAGGAAACCGAAATCACTCGCCAATTCATCGCCGCCAACGCGCCCGAAACCAAGGCTCGCGAAACCAAGACGATGGACGCCGAAGAAATGCTGAAGACGTACGTGATGCTGCTGCGAAACGACATCTCGGAACTTCAAAAACGTAAGACGATCCTGATGGAGGAAGCCGAACGCGAAATGTTGGCTGCGAAAGAAGTCGAAGCGTCGTTCATGGAAAGCAACTCGCTAAAAGCGAAACTCGCTCGCGCTCAGTCACGTTATGACCAAGTCATCGTACGTTTGCAAGAACTGAACTTGTCTCGATCTTACGCCGGTTTTTCAACCGACTTGCTAGCCAGTGCCGAAGTTCCTCGCAACGCAGTCTGGCCAAAACTGCCGATCGTATTGGCAGTTGGCGTCGGCGCCGGGCTTGCACTAGGCCTCCTATTGACCTTGGCCGCCGAAACGTTCGACTCGACCTTCGGTAGCGTCACCGATCTGGAATCGACGACCAAAGCGGCCGTCATCGCGCACGTTCCGCGGCTCAACCTGCGGACCCTACGCAAGGCCGCCATCGCGGGATCGCAGCTCGATCCGTCCTTGCTGACGTACCATACGCCGAGATCCGCCGAAGCCGAAATCTTCCGCGTCGGCCGAACGTCCTTGATGATCGCCAACCGCAAAGACTCGGTCCAAACCATCATGGTCACCAGCCCGCAACCGGGCGACGGCAAGTCGACCACAATCAGCAACTTGGCGATTTCGTTCGCCCAGGCGGGCAAACGAGTGCTGTTGATCGACGCGGACATGCGGCGTCCCGTGATCTCGAAACTGTTTGGAATTGACGACAGAAAAGGTTTGTCGGACTTCCTTGCCGGACGGGTGGAGTTTGCCGATGGTGTCGTGGAAACCGAAGTTCAGAATTTGCATATCATGCCAAACGGCAGCAACACTTCCGAGCCAGCCGAACTGCTGGAATCACATCGCTTGATGCGGCTGTTCCAAAACGCCTGCGAGTCGTACGACTTGGTCATGATCGATGCTCCGCCCGTTTTGGCGGTTGCCGATCCAGCCATCATCGCGCCTTACGTCGACTCGGTTCTATTGACGGTTCGGGTAACCAAGAACGGTCGCGGAACCGTCGAAGACGCCGTTCGGATTTTAAACGACATTCAAATCACGCCGGCCGCGGTAATCGTCAATGGCATCGACCGAAACGCGCTGAAAACGTACGCCTATGGCGGTTACGGCAAAGGCAAGTACGGCGGTGGCTACATCGGTCATTATCACGCTGATTATGCCGCCAAAGAACGAAGCGACGTTCACCGCTCCGATGCAACGCGTAGTGAACCGACACCCAAAAACGGACGTCCAGCCACTTTCGCAGCGGCCAGTGCAGATTTGGGATCCAGCGTTCGACGTCAACCGGCGCCGATCACGATCCCGAGTGGCGACGCGCCACCGATGGCGGATCAATCATCCAAGTCCTAGCGGTGCGCCGTGCGTAAGCAACGCAGCGTGAAGTGTCGCCGCGTCAATCACCCCAGGGGCCCGCGAAAATACGATTCGCGACCTCAATCCACCGCACAATCAAGAACAGGAAGCCATCAGCGTGGACAGCCGGCTGCAGCAATCGCCGAACGATGAAGTCGAACCTCGATGGATCGAATCAATCGCTGCATGGATTGGCCGTGCAACGATTTTGGTGGCGTTGGTCTACGCGATGTGGCGCTACGGCGCCGTCGAAAGTTTGGCGCTACGAGACCTGTCGATTCTTCTGATCGCCGCATCCGTGCTGGCGATGATAAAGCAGCTTGCTGGCCGACGAGCGGCCCCGATCCCGATGACGCTGTTCTTGATCGCGATCGCCTGGATCGGCTACGCGTTCGCACAATCGGTTCCCAGCCCATCATGGATTCCCAACACAACCGGCTGGTCGCAAACG
The DNA window shown above is from Rubripirellula reticaptiva and carries:
- a CDS encoding carbamoyltransferase family protein, with translation MTAILGISAFFHDSAAAVVVDGRVVAAAQEERFSRIKHDPAFPIQSIEYCLSAAGIDAGDLDLVAFYEKPLAKFDRLIDTYLNAAPRGFRSFATAMPSWLEQKLHVRKQIRKQLGRRYTGPIGFWEHHQSHAASAFYPSPFDEAAIITMDGVGEWATSTWGVGRGRSIELSHQIEFPDSIGLLYSAFTYHAGFRVNSGEYKLMGLAPYGRPRFVDLIRDELIDIRDDGSFRLSPEYFDYQVGLTMTSVKFDQLFGRSRRDPDAPIEPFDQDMAASIQVVLEEVVMKTARHVHQVTGQTKLCMAGGVALNCVANGKLLREGPFDDVWVQPASGDAGGAIGAALLGWYDVFEKERDSASLKRCDALLGPEFDANVVEAAIQRHGLSCEVVSDDQIAGVVATELAAGKVIGRFAGRMEFGPRALGNRSILADPRGVTTQSRINQKIKFRESFRPFAPAVLADQAEDWFDCAGHADSPYMMFVHPVRSNILRIPAVTHVDGSARVQTVDAIDNPSFEQLLRSFFEATGCPMLVNTSFNVRGEPIVASPDDALRCYLKTDMDVLVIENFIVRSKEVSSPPVVEDSAGERQPRFMAARRAFRLWNRILGTAGMGAVYYGVITPIGILRRFRKAPLLLLTYWKSMPICDDPDRFFRTY
- a CDS encoding polysaccharide biosynthesis tyrosine autokinase; this encodes MADANKSMGLSPNELDISGMIRRRWRLLVFGMVVGVGLSILYFKTAPRVYESSIEVLVGQRSSEMTNRGTISSTSGGTEGMGEDELATHMRLFVARKVLTEAIKLGSLDELDTFRKARENDQSLVDHILENIEVERGGEGAAADAMVLRVFYHASNPEESATVLAAVFQSYKRYIDSQDQDNSKLAVELIEAARETHEQELSDADAAYRDFVASVPVLLEGDKVRDIHKERLSDMETELNKVRSSLAENESRLQVILTEAEERGDELAGEMDQLALLSEKEVDRLKFFLDMTRGSSQSEKFQAEAPVRQEVAKAQYNRLLDLIQREKALSDTFGKGHPLVEATRQETEITRQFIAANAPETKARETKTMDAEEMLKTYVMLLRNDISELQKRKTILMEEAEREMLAAKEVEASFMESNSLKAKLARAQSRYDQVIVRLQELNLSRSYAGFSTDLLASAEVPRNAVWPKLPIVLAVGVGAGLALGLLLTLAAETFDSTFGSVTDLESTTKAAVIAHVPRLNLRTLRKAAIAGSQLDPSLLTYHTPRSAEAEIFRVGRTSLMIANRKDSVQTIMVTSPQPGDGKSTTISNLAISFAQAGKRVLLIDADMRRPVISKLFGIDDRKGLSDFLAGRVEFADGVVETEVQNLHIMPNGSNTSEPAELLESHRLMRLFQNACESYDLVMIDAPPVLAVADPAIIAPYVDSVLLTVRVTKNGRGTVEDAVRILNDIQITPAAVIVNGIDRNALKTYAYGGYGKGKYGGGYIGHYHADYAAKERSDVHRSDATRSEPTPKNGRPATFAAASADLGSSVRRQPAPITIPSGDAPPMADQSSKS